A genomic region of Pelodiscus sinensis isolate JC-2024 chromosome 19, ASM4963464v1, whole genome shotgun sequence contains the following coding sequences:
- the RAB3D gene encoding ras-related protein Rab-3D, with product MASANDTRQAQKDAADQNFDYMFKLLIIGNSSVGKTSFLFRYADDSFTSAFVSTVGIDFKVKTVYRNEKRVKLQIWDTAGQERYRTITTAYYRGAMGFLLMYDIANQDSFSAVQDWATQIKTYSWDNAQVILVGNKCDLEDERVVATEDGRRLADELGFEFFEASAKDNINVKQVFERLVDIICEKMNESLDASPTLVGNSKNGTLTETPPPQSGSCSC from the exons atGGCCTCTGCCAACGACACCCGGCAGGCCCAGAAAGATGCCGCCGACCAGAACTTCGACTACATGTTCAAGCTGCTGATCATCGGGAACAGCAGCGTGGGGAAGACGTCCTTCCTGTTCCGCTACGCGGACGACTCCTTCACCTCGGCCTTCGTCAGCACCGTGGGCATCGACTTCAAGGTCAAGACGGTCTATCGGAACGAGAAGAGGGTCAAGCTGCAGATCTGG GACACAGCTGGGCAGGAGAGATACCGGACGATCACGACGGCCTATTACCGGGGCGCCATGGGCTTTCTGCTGATGTACGACATCGCCAACCAGGACTCCTTCAGTGCCGTGCAGGACTG GGCGACTCAGATCAAGACTTACTCTTGGGACAACGCCCAGGTGATCCTGGTAGGCAACAAATGTGACCTGGAGGACGAGCGGGTGGTGGCTACGGAGGACGGCAGGCGGCTGGCTGATGAGCTCG ggtttGAATTCTTCGAAGCCAGCGCCAAAGACAACATCAACGTGAAACAGGTCTTTGAGCGCCTGGTGGACATTATCTGCGAGAAGATGAACGAGAGCCTGGACGCCAGCCCTACGCTCGTCGGCAACAGCAAGAACGGCACCTTGACGGAGACCCCGCCCCCGCAGTCTGGCAGCTGCTCTTGCTAG
- the CCDC159 gene encoding coiled-coil domain-containing protein 159 isoform X3, which translates to MGAGAGIGPTPPPRAPRGPLAVGQRPGAMEELEERVRASKITLLTASKEDKSSANAPSYFLSRAIGSSGLSQLETEAFETNGMIQMMLPDSQKILKNELEIIKSQLHAQAKAFEALSHSVSLLEQESSLQQRQIQQLEEDMSRTCGLAQGEMFERLVDGKIQEVWAAMAKEVEGLQESLLERSDHRMIQRGDSLENLSLEILESKKFLWEELESVQGEMRRIHQKLKDQEDDITQNLVSIKKMQDNQVKCRKILSQLKGKGLGPEGAPESVSGGRDRRPVKEELNEIWSAVNTLRNSMDHCNLRGDSQAAVRVTGGEQRPGT; encoded by the exons atgggggcgggggccgggaTAGGTCCGACCCCGCCCCCTCGGGCACCACGTGGGCctctggcagtggggcagagacCCGGGGCGATGGAGGAGCTAGAGGAGCGGGTCCGAGCCAGCAAG ATCACTTTGCTCACAGCGTCCAAGGAGGACAAGAGTAGCGCCAATGCACCCAGCTACTTCTTATCACGGGCCATCGGCAGTTCGGGGCTG AGCCAGCTGGAGACAGAGGCCTTTGAGACAAACG GGATGATCCAGATGATGCTCCCGGATTCCCAGAAGATCCTGAAGAATGAGCTGGAGATCATCAAAAGCCAGCTCCATGCCCAGGCCAAG GCCTTCGAAGCCCTGAGCCACTCCGTCTCCCTGCTGGAGcaggagagcagcctgcaacagcggcagattcagcagctggaag AGGACATGAGCCGAACGTGCGGCCTGGCCCAGGGGGAGATGTTTGAGCGGCTGGTGGACGGGAAGATCCAGGAGGTCTGGGCGGCCATGGCCAAGGAGGTAGAAGGATTGCAAGAATCTCTGCTCGAGCGCTCTGACCACCGCATGATCCAGAGGGGGGACTCGCTGGAGAACCTGTCCCTGGAGATCCTGGAGAG TAAGAAATTCCTCTGGGAGGAGCTGGAGTCAGTGCAAGGTGAGATGAGGAGGATCCATCAGAAATTGA AGGATCAGGAGGACGATATAACTCAGAACCTGGTCAGCATAAAGAAAATGCAGGATAATCAAGTGAAATGCAGGAAG ATCCTATCACAGCTGaagggcaaagggctgggcccAGAGGGGGCCCCGGAGTCCGTGAGCGGAGGTAGAGACCGCCGGCCGGTCAAAGAGGAGCTGAATGAGATCTG GTCGGCCGTCAACACCCTGAGGAACTCCATGGACCATTGCAACCTCCGGGGCGACAGCCAGGCGGCCGTCAGGGTCACAG GCGGAGAGCAGAGACCTGGGACCTGA
- the CCDC159 gene encoding coiled-coil domain-containing protein 159 isoform X1, with protein MGAGAGIGPTPPPRAPRGPLAVGQRPGAMEELEERVRASKITLLTASKEDKSSANAPSYFLSRAIGSSGLSQLETEAFETNGMIQMMLPDSQKILKNELEIIKSQLHAQAKAFEALSHSVSLLEQESSLQQRQIQQLEEDMSRTCGLAQGEMFERLVDGKIQEVWAAMAKEVEGLQESLLERSDHRMIQRGDSLENLSLEILESKKFLWEELESVQGEMRRIHQKLKDQEDDITQNLVSIKKMQDNQVKCRKILSQLKGKGLGPEGAPESVSGGRDRRPVKEELNEIWSAVNTLRNSMDHCNLRGDSQAAVRVTGRRSRRQRVSISASTPAPAAEPALLLAQEESSSDHSSCEGPCP; from the exons atgggggcgggggccgggaTAGGTCCGACCCCGCCCCCTCGGGCACCACGTGGGCctctggcagtggggcagagacCCGGGGCGATGGAGGAGCTAGAGGAGCGGGTCCGAGCCAGCAAG ATCACTTTGCTCACAGCGTCCAAGGAGGACAAGAGTAGCGCCAATGCACCCAGCTACTTCTTATCACGGGCCATCGGCAGTTCGGGGCTG AGCCAGCTGGAGACAGAGGCCTTTGAGACAAACG GGATGATCCAGATGATGCTCCCGGATTCCCAGAAGATCCTGAAGAATGAGCTGGAGATCATCAAAAGCCAGCTCCATGCCCAGGCCAAG GCCTTCGAAGCCCTGAGCCACTCCGTCTCCCTGCTGGAGcaggagagcagcctgcaacagcggcagattcagcagctggaag AGGACATGAGCCGAACGTGCGGCCTGGCCCAGGGGGAGATGTTTGAGCGGCTGGTGGACGGGAAGATCCAGGAGGTCTGGGCGGCCATGGCCAAGGAGGTAGAAGGATTGCAAGAATCTCTGCTCGAGCGCTCTGACCACCGCATGATCCAGAGGGGGGACTCGCTGGAGAACCTGTCCCTGGAGATCCTGGAGAG TAAGAAATTCCTCTGGGAGGAGCTGGAGTCAGTGCAAGGTGAGATGAGGAGGATCCATCAGAAATTGA AGGATCAGGAGGACGATATAACTCAGAACCTGGTCAGCATAAAGAAAATGCAGGATAATCAAGTGAAATGCAGGAAG ATCCTATCACAGCTGaagggcaaagggctgggcccAGAGGGGGCCCCGGAGTCCGTGAGCGGAGGTAGAGACCGCCGGCCGGTCAAAGAGGAGCTGAATGAGATCTG GTCGGCCGTCAACACCCTGAGGAACTCCATGGACCATTGCAACCTCCGGGGCGACAGCCAGGCGGCCGTCAGGGTCACAG GCCGGAGGAGCCGCCGGCAACGTGTGTCCATCTCGGCCAGCACCCCAGCCCCCGCCGCGGAGCCCGCCCTGCTTCTGGCCCAGGAGGAGAGCAGCTCGGACCACAGCTCCTGCGAGGGCCCCTGCCCCTAG
- the TMEM205 gene encoding transmembrane protein 205, with amino-acid sequence MSLEEEPSSLAKVAQLFVLSLAWGMQIWVTFISGFVLIRGVSRHTFGLVQSKLFPFYFYTLVACAFLNLSLFACYHPRELLSTTETLQGCLYFLCLLLAIVNALGLSPATTGAMFQMQAIEREHGLGGEVGLAARREMYQQLRERDPKYQAARQSFFRRHGLSSLCNLACLACNGINLLCLALHLRGL; translated from the exons ATGTCGCTGGAAGAGGAgcccagcagcctggccaaaGTCGCCCAGCTCTTCGTCCTGTCCCTGGCCTGGGGCATGCAGATATGGGTCACCTTCATCTCAG GGTTCGTGCTGATCCGGGGCGTGAGCCGACACACCTTCGGCCTGGTCCAGAGCAAGCTCTTCCCCTTCTACTTCTACACCCTGGTGGCCTGCGCCTTCCTCAACCTCTCCCTCTTCGCCTGCTACCACCCCCGCGAGCTGCTGAGCACCACCGAGACCCTGCAG ggctgCCTCTATTTCCTCTGCCTGCTCCTGGCCATTGTTAACGCCCTGGGGCTCTCCCCGGCCACCACGGGGGCCATGTTCCAGATGCAGGCCATCGAGCGGGAGCACGGCCTCggcggggaggtggggctggcggcCCGGCGCGAGATGTACCAGCAGCTGCGGGAGAGGGACCCCAAGTATCAAGCTGCACGGCAGAGCTTCTTCCGGCGCCACGGGCTGTCGTCCCTCTGCAACCTCGCCTGCCTCGCCTGCAATGGCATCAACCTGCTGTGCCTGGCGCTGCACCTCCGCGGTCTGTAG
- the CCDC159 gene encoding coiled-coil domain-containing protein 159 isoform X2, with translation MGAGAGIGPTPPPRAPRGPLAVGQRPGAMEELEERVRASKITLLTASKEDKSSANAPSYFLSRAIGSSGLSQLETEAFETNGMIQMMLPDSQKILKNELEIIKSQLHAQAKAFEALSHSVSLLEQESSLQQRQIQQLEEDMSRTCGLAQGEMFERLVDGKIQEVWAAMAKEVEGLQESLLERSDHRMIQRGDSLENLSLEILESKKFLWEELESVQEDQEDDITQNLVSIKKMQDNQVKCRKILSQLKGKGLGPEGAPESVSGGRDRRPVKEELNEIWSAVNTLRNSMDHCNLRGDSQAAVRVTGRRSRRQRVSISASTPAPAAEPALLLAQEESSSDHSSCEGPCP, from the exons atgggggcgggggccgggaTAGGTCCGACCCCGCCCCCTCGGGCACCACGTGGGCctctggcagtggggcagagacCCGGGGCGATGGAGGAGCTAGAGGAGCGGGTCCGAGCCAGCAAG ATCACTTTGCTCACAGCGTCCAAGGAGGACAAGAGTAGCGCCAATGCACCCAGCTACTTCTTATCACGGGCCATCGGCAGTTCGGGGCTG AGCCAGCTGGAGACAGAGGCCTTTGAGACAAACG GGATGATCCAGATGATGCTCCCGGATTCCCAGAAGATCCTGAAGAATGAGCTGGAGATCATCAAAAGCCAGCTCCATGCCCAGGCCAAG GCCTTCGAAGCCCTGAGCCACTCCGTCTCCCTGCTGGAGcaggagagcagcctgcaacagcggcagattcagcagctggaag AGGACATGAGCCGAACGTGCGGCCTGGCCCAGGGGGAGATGTTTGAGCGGCTGGTGGACGGGAAGATCCAGGAGGTCTGGGCGGCCATGGCCAAGGAGGTAGAAGGATTGCAAGAATCTCTGCTCGAGCGCTCTGACCACCGCATGATCCAGAGGGGGGACTCGCTGGAGAACCTGTCCCTGGAGATCCTGGAGAG TAAGAAATTCCTCTGGGAGGAGCTGGAGTCAGTGCAAG AGGATCAGGAGGACGATATAACTCAGAACCTGGTCAGCATAAAGAAAATGCAGGATAATCAAGTGAAATGCAGGAAG ATCCTATCACAGCTGaagggcaaagggctgggcccAGAGGGGGCCCCGGAGTCCGTGAGCGGAGGTAGAGACCGCCGGCCGGTCAAAGAGGAGCTGAATGAGATCTG GTCGGCCGTCAACACCCTGAGGAACTCCATGGACCATTGCAACCTCCGGGGCGACAGCCAGGCGGCCGTCAGGGTCACAG GCCGGAGGAGCCGCCGGCAACGTGTGTCCATCTCGGCCAGCACCCCAGCCCCCGCCGCGGAGCCCGCCCTGCTTCTGGCCCAGGAGGAGAGCAGCTCGGACCACAGCTCCTGCGAGGGCCCCTGCCCCTAG